Proteins encoded together in one Neobacillus sp. FSL H8-0543 window:
- the yhaM gene encoding 3'-5' exoribonuclease YhaM produces the protein MSKGILDYEIGVQVDLYLLIKNATKGTASNGKPFLTLIFQDQSGEIEAKLWDANEEDEKNYAPQSIVKVLGDLQSYRGKSQLKIRQIRRTGPGDNVKIADFLETAPLSQDEMMSKLTQFIFDMKNPNIQRITRHLLKKHHQAFIEYPAATKNHHEFVSGLVYHVVSMLDLAKSIATLYPSLDKDLLYAGVILHDMGKVVELSGPISTVYTVEGNLLGHITIMVNEIGKAADELGITGEEVLLLKHLVLSHHGKAEWGSPKPPLIKEAEVLHYIDNLDAKMNMLDRALERVKPGEFTERVFALENRSFYKPLFHK, from the coding sequence ATGAGTAAAGGAATTCTTGATTATGAAATAGGTGTACAGGTGGACTTGTACTTGCTTATTAAAAACGCTACAAAAGGTACGGCGAGTAATGGCAAACCGTTTTTGACACTTATTTTCCAAGATCAAAGTGGAGAAATTGAAGCAAAGCTCTGGGATGCGAATGAAGAAGATGAAAAAAACTATGCACCTCAAAGTATTGTAAAGGTGCTTGGTGATCTTCAGAGTTATCGCGGTAAATCCCAATTAAAAATTCGCCAGATTAGAAGAACCGGTCCAGGGGATAACGTAAAAATAGCTGATTTTCTCGAGACAGCACCATTAAGCCAAGATGAAATGATGAGCAAACTGACGCAATTCATTTTTGATATGAAAAATCCTAACATCCAAAGGATAACGAGGCACTTACTAAAAAAACATCACCAGGCTTTTATAGAATATCCAGCAGCAACGAAAAATCATCATGAGTTTGTTTCAGGACTTGTCTATCATGTAGTCAGTATGCTTGATCTTGCCAAGTCGATTGCAACTCTCTACCCTAGTCTTGATAAGGACTTGTTATATGCAGGGGTTATCTTGCATGATATGGGGAAAGTAGTTGAACTATCAGGGCCGATTTCAACGGTTTATACGGTTGAAGGGAACTTGCTTGGTCACATAACGATTATGGTTAATGAAATTGGCAAAGCAGCTGATGAGCTTGGGATTACTGGAGAAGAAGTACTACTATTAAAGCATCTTGTCTTAAGTCATCATGGAAAAGCAGAATGGGGAAGTCCAAAACCGCCATTAATTAAAGAAGCAGAAGTTCTCCACTATATTGATAATCTCGATGCAAAAATGAACATGCTTGATCGGGCATTGGAAAGAGTGAAACCCGGTGAATTCACAGAACGGGTTTTCGCCTTAGAGAATCGCTCTTTTTACAAACCGCTATTCCATAAATAA
- a CDS encoding CBO0543 family protein, with protein sequence MIWLLIRKRGSEARLLLAGGFTLCIASWFDFLGIVFGSWYYSGRALPTIPSFFPWDFSLIPVTIMLWLQFKPTLHPFIKAVIYSFLTTFIGEPLFEWIGLYTMVKWNVFYSFPIWIVIYLIAYRISKAKSFDPL encoded by the coding sequence TTGATATGGTTACTAATTCGTAAACGTGGAAGTGAAGCAAGATTGCTTTTAGCAGGAGGCTTTACGTTATGTATTGCTTCTTGGTTTGATTTTTTAGGAATTGTATTTGGCTCTTGGTATTATTCGGGTAGAGCCTTACCAACTATCCCGTCGTTTTTTCCTTGGGACTTTTCTTTAATACCTGTAACAATAATGCTTTGGCTGCAATTTAAACCAACTTTACATCCCTTTATTAAAGCTGTTATTTATTCCTTCCTTACTACTTTTATTGGTGAACCTTTGTTTGAGTGGATTGGGTTATATACTATGGTAAAATGGAACGTTTTTTATTCCTTTCCCATATGGATTGTTATCTATTTAATAGCCTATCGAATTAGTAAAGCAAAATCATTTGATCCCTTATAA
- a CDS encoding sporulation YhaL family protein, which produces MIIPIWIYAVVVGIVVSALMAVKTGREERMLEMESIEKEGEIYLTRLESERERREGERMTAE; this is translated from the coding sequence ATGATTATTCCTATTTGGATTTATGCAGTTGTGGTTGGTATTGTTGTTAGTGCGCTAATGGCAGTAAAAACAGGAAGAGAAGAACGAATGTTAGAGATGGAGAGTATTGAAAAAGAGGGGGAAATATACTTAACCCGACTAGAGAGCGAAAGAGAAAGACGTGAAGGTGAAAGAATGACAGCAGAATAA
- a CDS encoding peptidylprolyl isomerase, whose protein sequence is MKKWMLALTLAGGVLALSACNQGGSDTVAESKAGNVTEEELYEVMKDKVGAQALQQLVYEKVLSEKYEVTDKELDAKVAELKEQLGENFEAALLQYGYKDEADFKETMKLGMLQEKAGLESITDKELQEAYENYKPEIKARHILVADEKTALEVKQKLDDGAKFEDISNTYSTDEAAKANGGDLGFFGTTAQMDPEFLKAAFALKVNEISAPVKSQFGYHIIQVTEQKEKESFEKMKDQLKTQLLTNEKINEVMQKELKDANVKISDKDLKNALDPQATAAHQ, encoded by the coding sequence ATGAAAAAATGGATGTTAGCCCTTACATTAGCTGGCGGGGTTCTTGCGTTAAGCGCATGTAATCAAGGCGGTTCTGATACGGTGGCAGAAAGCAAGGCTGGAAACGTTACTGAGGAAGAGCTTTATGAGGTAATGAAGGATAAGGTTGGAGCACAAGCACTGCAACAACTTGTTTATGAAAAGGTTCTCTCCGAGAAATACGAAGTAACCGATAAAGAATTAGATGCAAAGGTTGCTGAATTAAAAGAACAGCTTGGTGAAAATTTTGAAGCTGCACTCTTACAATACGGCTACAAGGATGAAGCGGACTTTAAAGAGACGATGAAGCTTGGTATGCTGCAAGAGAAGGCTGGATTAGAAAGTATTACAGACAAAGAATTACAGGAAGCCTACGAAAACTATAAACCAGAGATCAAGGCCCGCCATATTCTTGTTGCAGATGAAAAAACGGCATTAGAAGTAAAACAAAAGCTTGATGACGGAGCAAAATTTGAGGATATCAGCAATACTTATTCAACTGATGAAGCTGCGAAAGCAAACGGCGGAGACCTAGGCTTTTTTGGGACAACCGCTCAAATGGACCCTGAGTTTTTAAAGGCCGCATTTGCGCTTAAAGTGAATGAAATCAGTGCACCAGTGAAAAGTCAATTTGGTTATCATATCATTCAAGTAACAGAGCAAAAAGAGAAAGAATCATTTGAAAAAATGAAAGACCAGTTGAAAACACAATTATTAACAAATGAAAAAATTAATGAGGTAATGCAGAAGGAACTTAAAGATGCAAACGTGAAAATAAGTGACAAGGATCTGAAGAACGCTCTAGATCCTCAGGCAACTGCAGCTCACCAATAA
- a CDS encoding YjcZ family sporulation protein — MSGGHGGYGTGFALIVVLFILLIIVGASWF, encoded by the coding sequence ATGAGTGGCGGACACGGAGGATACGGAACAGGTTTTGCATTGATTGTGGTCCTTTTCATTCTTTTGATAATTGTTGGAGCATCTTGGTTTTAA
- a CDS encoding YjcZ family sporulation protein, with protein sequence MSGAAGFYGGGFALIVVLFILLIIIGASWL encoded by the coding sequence ATGTCAGGTGCAGCCGGTTTCTACGGTGGAGGATTTGCATTAATTGTGGTCCTCTTCATACTATTAATTATCATTGGAGCTTCATGGCTCTAA
- a CDS encoding DUF1878 family protein: protein MKENDELLYRINVLEYHQKLLLKLLSDPNLDFYRLVIEYGLSEQEVRDFFQLCDNLTEKMEEQKAEGFVYFHPLFSEFSRFLPARMDVNEVMQSCLRQKLFEPLFTEINKCL from the coding sequence ATGAAAGAAAATGATGAATTACTATATCGTATCAATGTTTTGGAGTACCATCAAAAGCTTTTATTAAAGCTGCTATCGGACCCTAATCTCGATTTCTATAGACTTGTAATAGAATATGGACTTTCAGAGCAGGAAGTCCGAGATTTCTTCCAATTATGTGACAATCTAACAGAAAAAATGGAAGAACAAAAAGCGGAAGGATTTGTGTATTTTCATCCGCTTTTCAGTGAGTTTTCTAGATTTTTGCCAGCAAGAATGGATGTTAACGAAGTGATGCAATCATGTTTAAGGCAAAAGCTATTTGAACCGCTTTTTACAGAAATCAATAAATGCCTTTAA
- a CDS encoding HTH-type transcriptional regulator Hpr: MTEKQYSMKEAMLFSQRIAQLSKALWKSIEKDWQQWIKPFDLNINEHHILWIAYHLNGASISDVAKFGVMHVSTAFNFSKKLEARGLLEFSKKENDKRNTYIQLTTQGEEILLRCMENYQPDGNAVFSGALPLRDLYGKFPEIIEMMAIVRNIYGDDFMEIFERSFQNIENEFTEKDGKLYKVKKTEEEPA, translated from the coding sequence ATGACTGAGAAACAATATTCAATGAAAGAAGCGATGCTATTTAGTCAACGGATTGCACAGTTAAGTAAAGCCTTGTGGAAATCGATTGAGAAGGATTGGCAGCAATGGATTAAACCCTTTGATTTAAATATTAATGAACATCATATCCTATGGATTGCATACCATTTAAATGGGGCTTCTATTTCGGATGTAGCTAAGTTTGGGGTCATGCATGTATCTACAGCATTTAATTTTTCGAAAAAGTTAGAAGCAAGGGGATTGCTTGAATTTTCAAAGAAAGAAAATGACAAACGCAATACTTATATTCAACTAACTACGCAAGGGGAAGAAATCTTACTTCGTTGTATGGAAAACTATCAGCCTGATGGCAATGCTGTATTTTCTGGTGCACTGCCATTAAGAGATTTATATGGAAAGTTTCCAGAAATCATTGAAATGATGGCTATTGTTCGTAATATTTATGGTGATGATTTCATGGAAATTTTTGAACGATCTTTCCAAAACATTGAAAATGAATTCACAGAAAAAGATGGCAAATTGTATAAGGTTAAAAAGACTGAAGAAGAACCGGCCTAA
- a CDS encoding tryptophan transporter produces the protein MNTKNLVSLSLLVAIGAVLHAVIPPIFLGMKPDMMLTMMFLGIILFPEIKSVMLIAIVTGAISALTTGFPGGQLPNIIDKPITALVFFSLFLMLGKFRNSIISVAILTAVGTVISGTVFLGSALFIVGLPGPFVALFGTVVLPTAAISTVVMIILYPIAQSVGKRTKLSSVTVNSK, from the coding sequence ATGAATACAAAAAATCTAGTGTCTCTATCATTATTAGTTGCGATTGGTGCCGTCTTGCACGCAGTCATACCACCTATTTTCCTGGGAATGAAGCCAGACATGATGTTAACCATGATGTTTTTAGGAATTATTCTTTTTCCAGAGATTAAGAGTGTGATGCTGATCGCAATCGTTACTGGGGCTATATCAGCTTTAACAACGGGCTTCCCCGGCGGCCAACTTCCAAATATCATTGATAAGCCTATCACTGCGTTAGTGTTCTTCAGTTTGTTTTTAATGTTAGGTAAATTTCGGAATTCTATCATTAGTGTCGCGATTTTGACAGCAGTGGGGACTGTGATTTCGGGAACAGTATTTTTAGGCTCTGCACTTTTTATCGTAGGATTGCCTGGTCCCTTTGTTGCACTTTTCGGAACGGTTGTTTTACCAACAGCAGCTATTAGCACTGTCGTAATGATTATTTTGTATCCTATTGCACAATCGGTAGGCAAAAGAACAAAACTGTCTTCAGTAACCGTCAATTCTAAATAA
- a CDS encoding HIT family protein, with protein MSDCIFCKIVNGEIPAAKVFENEHVLAFLDISQVTKGHTLVIPKVHKENLYELTPEIARNFFEVVPSIANALKTEYEPIGLNSVNNNGEHAGQTVFHFHMHLIPRYGQGDGFGAVWKTNTSDYSAQKLQEMANQISKHVKN; from the coding sequence ATGAGTGATTGTATTTTCTGTAAGATTGTAAATGGTGAGATTCCAGCAGCAAAGGTATTTGAGAACGAACATGTTTTAGCCTTTTTAGATATTAGTCAGGTGACAAAGGGACATACATTGGTGATTCCAAAAGTACATAAAGAAAATTTATATGAACTTACTCCTGAAATAGCTAGAAATTTTTTTGAAGTGGTACCTTCTATTGCAAATGCCTTAAAAACGGAATATGAACCCATTGGTTTAAACTCAGTAAATAATAATGGGGAACATGCTGGACAGACTGTCTTCCATTTCCATATGCATTTAATCCCCCGCTATGGACAAGGTGACGGCTTTGGTGCTGTTTGGAAAACCAATACAAGTGATTATTCCGCACAAAAGCTTCAGGAAATGGCAAACCAGATCAGTAAACATGTCAAAAACTAA